One part of the Sesamum indicum cultivar Zhongzhi No. 13 linkage group LG14, S_indicum_v1.0, whole genome shotgun sequence genome encodes these proteins:
- the LOC105176834 gene encoding putative GPI-anchor transamidase → MESLCNSTRLLISILLLLLCNAVPSRASDSSSTTMHTNNWAILVCTSRFWFNYRHMANTLSLYRTVKRLGIPDERIILMLADDMACNARNKYPAQVFNNENHRLNLYGDNVEVDYRGYEVTVENFLRVLTGRHETAVPRSKRLLSDEGSHILLYMTGHGGDEFLKFQDSEELQSHDLADAVKQMKEKRRFKELLIMVDTCQAATLFSQLQSPGVLAIGSSKKGENSYSHHLDSDVGVSVVDRFTFYTLAFFERLNMYDNASLSSLFNSYNPNLLMSTAYYRTDLYQRKLDEVPVTNFFGSVMETIHTDSPYRAFSGISSKRSKIEMPLDQSDRDNRRTLQGSDVPQELGDSKVNAEQTSCPFTRTWNIVLGRMEKLKQLDSLVNYGLILMFPIAALSSWVSL, encoded by the exons ATGGAGAGCTTATGCAATTCCACGCGATTGTTGATTTCGATTCTTCTGCTTCTCCTCTGCAATGCGGTGCCATCACGTGCTTCCGATTCTTCTTCCACAACAATGCATACCAACAATTGGGCTATTCTTGTCTGCACATCCCGCTTCTG GTTTAATTATCGACATATGGCCAATACTTTATCTTTGTACAG AACCGTTAAACGATTGGGAATACCTGATGAGAGGATAATTCTTATGTTGGCTGATGATATGGCTTGCAATGCTCGGAACAAGTATCCTGCGCAGGTGTTCAACAATGAAAACCACCGGCTTAACTTGTATGGGGACAATGTTGAG GTAGACTACCGAGGTTATGAAGTGACTGTTGAGAACTTCTTGCGAGTCTTAACTGGCCGTCATGAAACAGCTGTGCCAAGGTCAAAGCGACTTCTGAGTGATGAAGGTAGTCACATACTTCTATACATGACTGGTCATGGGGGAGACGAGTTTCTGAAATTTCAGGACTCAGAGGAGCTTCAGAGCCATGATTTGGCTGATGCAGTGAAACAAATGAAGGAAAAACGCAG ATTTAAGGAGCTGCTGATAATGGTAGATACTTGCCAAGCTGCCACCCTGTTTTCTCAG CTTCAATCACCAGGTGTTTTGGCTATTGGAAGTAGCAAAAAAGGAGAGAATTCATACTCGCATCATCTCGACTCTGAT GTTGGTGTATCTGTTGTAGATCGATTCACATTCTATACTCTTGCTTTCTTTGAGAGGTTGAATATGTATGATAACGCTTCATTGAGCAG TCTTTTCAATTCTTATAATCCAAATTTGTTGATGTCAACTGCGTACTATCGAACTGATTTATACCAACGGAAGTTGGACGAG GTACCAGTGACCAACTTCTTTGGTTCTGTCATGGAAACTATCCATACTGATTCACCTTATCGAGCTTTCTCAGGCATATCCTCCAAAAGATCTAAAATTGAGATGCCTTTGGATCAATCAGACAGGGACAACCGAAGAACACTACAAGGTTCAGATGTTCCACAAGAATTAGGTGACTCTAAAGTAAAT GCTGAACAAACTAGTTGTCCATTTACACGCACTTGGAATATTGTTCTTGGCCGGATGGAAAAGCTGAAGCAATTAGATAGTTTGGTGAACTATGGTTTGATATTGATGTTCCCAATTGCGGCACTGTCTTCTTGGGTTTCACTCTGA